From the genome of Amycolatopsis sp. NBC_01488, one region includes:
- a CDS encoding acyltransferase family protein, translating into MPTSPTPRRISWDLLRVVAVFAVILGHVTHQGALLHPELTGYPVRVTAQFGAAILLVISAFFVCASLRKGDPRRWLWNRVARLVPAYLVAVLVTYVVTRWAAISFSGLPYPPGVTGFLFGVPQGPPANPSPWYIPTGLDLVTNLGMVQEWGVRSGTFYYLDGSYWTLPVQLLAFTGAALLWPRSWRTHRLTVALLWALILVPLVLRFVVFDPETVRPVVDSCYYGLGLHRLHVFAIGVALWLWSRHRLKTWHAALFVVAAVAAQDLQVFPLHRALPQDAERWPSTIGFAVLLLLVCLAARGPDWRFPGLARIAPAVTWLAGISYGLYLVHQELGYVLARALLDAGLPGWLRLPVVVGAAVLAGWAVTAGVERPVHRWLTTRRKPEEPQVQAADPVSVGGGS; encoded by the coding sequence GTGCCCACCTCCCCGACGCCGCGCCGGATCAGCTGGGACCTCCTCCGCGTCGTCGCCGTCTTCGCGGTGATCCTCGGGCACGTCACCCACCAGGGTGCCCTCCTCCACCCGGAACTCACGGGCTACCCCGTGCGGGTGACAGCGCAGTTCGGCGCCGCGATCCTGCTGGTGATCTCCGCCTTCTTCGTTTGCGCGAGCCTGCGCAAGGGCGATCCGCGCCGGTGGCTGTGGAACCGGGTCGCGCGCCTCGTGCCCGCCTACCTCGTCGCCGTGCTGGTGACCTACGTCGTGACGCGGTGGGCGGCCATCTCCTTCAGCGGCCTGCCCTACCCGCCGGGTGTCACCGGGTTCCTCTTCGGCGTGCCGCAGGGGCCGCCGGCGAACCCGTCGCCGTGGTACATCCCGACCGGGCTGGACCTGGTCACCAACCTCGGCATGGTGCAGGAGTGGGGCGTCCGCTCGGGCACGTTCTACTACCTCGACGGCTCCTACTGGACGCTGCCGGTGCAGCTGCTGGCCTTCACCGGCGCCGCCCTGCTGTGGCCGCGGTCGTGGCGCACCCACCGGCTCACCGTCGCGCTGCTGTGGGCGCTGATCCTCGTCCCGCTCGTGCTCCGCTTCGTGGTCTTCGACCCGGAGACGGTGCGCCCGGTCGTCGACAGCTGCTATTACGGGCTGGGCCTGCACCGCCTGCACGTGTTCGCCATCGGCGTCGCGCTGTGGCTCTGGTCGCGGCACCGCCTGAAGACGTGGCACGCCGCCCTGTTCGTGGTCGCCGCCGTCGCGGCGCAGGACCTGCAGGTGTTCCCGCTGCACCGGGCGCTGCCGCAGGACGCCGAGCGCTGGCCGTCCACGATCGGGTTCGCCGTGCTCCTGCTGCTGGTCTGCCTCGCCGCCCGCGGCCCGGACTGGCGGTTCCCCGGGCTGGCGAGGATCGCCCCGGCCGTCACCTGGCTCGCGGGCATCTCGTATGGTCTCTACTTGGTGCACCAGGAACTGGGTTACGTCCTGGCCCGCGCCCTGCTCGATGCCGGTCTCCCCGGCTGGCTGCGGCTCCCCGTGGTCGTCGGCGCCGCCGTGCTGGCCGGCTGGGCGGTCACCGCGGGGGTCGAACGGCCGGTCCACCGGTGGCTCACCACTCGGCGAAAGCCGGAAGAACCGCAGGTCCAGGCCGCGGATCCGGTTTCTGTCGGTGGTGGCTCGTAG
- the uvrA gene encoding excinuclease ABC subunit UvrA, which produces MADRLVVRGAREHNLRGVDLDLPRDSLIVFTGLSGSGKSSLAFDTIFAEGQRRYVESLSAYARQFLGQMDKPDVDFIEGLSPAVSIDQKSTSRNPRSTVGTITEVYDYLRLLYARAGKAHCPTCGEPISKQTPQQIVDQVLEMDEGVRFQVLAPVVRGRKGEYVDLFENLQQQGYARVVVDGTVHALTDPPKLKKQEKHQIGVVIDRLSVKSSSRQRLTDSVETALRLADGLIELEFVDLPEHDPHRIRGFSENLACPNGHPLAIEDLEPRSFSFNSPYGACPECTGIGIRKEVDPELVVPDDELSLAEGAIAPWSGGQSADYFIRLLESLSETIGFRMDTPWRKLPARAQKAVLHGVDEQVHVRYKNRYGRQRSYYANFEGVIPFLERRQEQTESEYMRERYEGYMREVPCPACQGTRLKPEILAVTLQHQTRGDMSIAEVCGLSIAEASQFLDELELGQRESMIAGAVLKEIQARLRFLLDVGLTYLSLDRASATLSGGEAQRIRLATQIGSGLVGVLYVLDEPSIGLHQRDNHRLIETLTRLRNLGNTLIVVEHDEDTIRSSDWVVDIGPGAGEHGGHIVHSGPYKKLLKSKDSLTGQYLSGRRRIEVPAIRRPIDKKRQLTVVGAREHNLRGLDVSFPLGCLVSVTGVSGSGKSTLVNDILATVLANKLNGARQVPGRHTRVNGLGNVDKLVRVDQSPIGRTPRSNPATYTGVWDHVRKLFAATTEAKVRGYQQGRFSFNVKGGRCEACAGDGTIKIEMNFLPDVYVPCEVCKGARYNRETLEVHYKGKTVSDVLDMPIEEAAEFFEPIKAIHRHLQTLVDVGLGYVRLGQPAPTLSGGEAQRVKLASELQKRSTGKTVYILDEPTTGLHFEDINKLIGVINGLVDKGNSVIVIEHNLDVIKTSDWIIDMGPEGGNGGGTIVAEGTPEHIASVEESYTGEFLRHVLTAE; this is translated from the coding sequence GTGGCTGATCGCCTCGTTGTTCGCGGTGCCCGCGAGCACAACCTCCGCGGCGTGGATCTCGACCTGCCCCGCGACAGCCTGATCGTGTTCACCGGCCTGTCCGGGTCCGGGAAGTCGAGCCTCGCCTTCGACACCATCTTCGCCGAGGGGCAGCGCCGCTACGTCGAGTCGCTCTCGGCGTACGCCCGCCAGTTCCTGGGCCAGATGGACAAGCCGGACGTCGACTTCATCGAGGGCCTCTCGCCCGCGGTGTCGATCGACCAGAAGTCCACTTCGCGCAACCCGCGCTCGACCGTGGGCACGATCACCGAGGTCTACGACTACCTGCGCCTGCTCTACGCGCGCGCCGGCAAGGCGCACTGCCCGACCTGCGGCGAGCCGATCAGCAAGCAGACGCCGCAGCAGATCGTCGACCAGGTGCTGGAGATGGACGAGGGCGTCCGCTTCCAGGTGCTCGCGCCGGTGGTGCGCGGGCGCAAGGGCGAGTACGTCGACCTGTTCGAGAACCTGCAGCAGCAGGGCTACGCGCGCGTGGTCGTCGACGGCACGGTCCACGCGCTCACCGACCCGCCGAAGCTGAAGAAGCAGGAAAAGCACCAGATCGGCGTGGTGATCGACCGGCTGAGCGTGAAGTCGAGTTCGCGGCAGCGGCTCACCGACTCGGTCGAGACGGCGCTGCGCCTGGCCGACGGGCTGATCGAGCTGGAGTTCGTCGACCTGCCGGAGCACGACCCGCACCGCATCCGGGGCTTCTCCGAGAACCTGGCCTGCCCCAACGGCCACCCGCTGGCCATCGAGGACCTCGAGCCCCGCTCGTTCTCCTTCAACTCGCCCTACGGCGCCTGCCCCGAGTGCACCGGCATCGGCATCCGCAAGGAGGTCGACCCGGAGCTGGTGGTGCCGGACGACGAGCTGTCACTGGCCGAGGGCGCGATCGCGCCGTGGTCGGGCGGGCAGAGCGCGGACTACTTCATCCGGCTGCTCGAGTCGCTGTCGGAGACCATCGGCTTCCGGATGGACACGCCGTGGCGCAAGCTGCCCGCGCGCGCCCAGAAGGCGGTGCTGCACGGCGTCGACGAGCAGGTGCACGTCCGGTACAAGAACCGCTACGGCCGCCAGCGCTCGTACTACGCGAACTTCGAGGGCGTCATCCCGTTCCTCGAGCGGCGCCAGGAGCAGACCGAGTCCGAGTACATGCGCGAGCGGTACGAGGGCTACATGCGCGAGGTGCCGTGCCCGGCCTGCCAGGGCACCCGGCTCAAGCCGGAGATCCTCGCCGTCACGCTGCAGCACCAGACCCGCGGCGACATGTCCATCGCCGAGGTCTGCGGGCTGTCCATCGCGGAGGCGTCGCAGTTCCTCGACGAGCTGGAGCTGGGGCAGCGCGAGTCGATGATCGCCGGCGCCGTGCTCAAGGAGATCCAGGCGCGGCTGCGCTTCCTGCTCGACGTCGGCCTGACGTACCTATCGCTCGACCGCGCGTCGGCAACGCTGTCGGGTGGCGAGGCGCAGCGCATCCGGCTCGCGACGCAGATCGGCTCGGGCCTCGTGGGCGTGCTGTACGTGCTCGACGAGCCGTCGATCGGCCTGCACCAGCGCGACAATCACCGCCTGATCGAGACGCTGACCCGGCTGCGGAACCTGGGCAACACGCTGATCGTCGTCGAGCACGACGAAGACACGATCCGCTCCAGCGACTGGGTGGTCGACATCGGCCCGGGCGCGGGCGAGCACGGTGGCCACATCGTCCACAGTGGACCGTACAAGAAGCTGCTCAAGAGCAAGGACTCGCTCACCGGGCAGTACCTGTCCGGGCGGCGCAGGATCGAGGTCCCGGCGATCCGCCGTCCGATCGACAAGAAGCGGCAGCTGACCGTCGTCGGCGCGCGCGAGCACAACCTGCGCGGGCTGGACGTCTCGTTCCCGCTCGGCTGCCTGGTTTCGGTCACCGGCGTCTCCGGCTCCGGCAAGTCGACGCTGGTGAACGACATCCTCGCGACGGTGCTGGCGAACAAGCTCAACGGCGCCCGCCAGGTGCCGGGCCGGCACACCCGCGTCAACGGCCTCGGCAACGTCGACAAGCTCGTGCGCGTCGACCAGTCGCCGATCGGGCGGACCCCGCGGTCCAACCCGGCCACCTACACGGGTGTCTGGGACCATGTCCGCAAGCTGTTCGCGGCGACCACCGAGGCGAAGGTCCGGGGCTACCAACAGGGCCGGTTCTCGTTCAACGTCAAGGGCGGCCGCTGCGAGGCGTGCGCGGGCGACGGCACGATCAAGATCGAGATGAACTTCCTGCCGGACGTCTACGTCCCGTGCGAGGTCTGCAAGGGCGCGCGGTACAACCGGGAAACCCTCGAGGTGCACTACAAGGGCAAGACCGTCTCGGACGTGCTCGACATGCCCATCGAGGAGGCGGCGGAGTTCTTCGAGCCGATCAAGGCCATCCACCGCCACCTGCAGACGCTGGTGGACGTCGGCCTCGGCTACGTCCGGCTCGGCCAGCCCGCGCCGACGCTTTCGGGCGGTGAGGCGCAGCGCGTCAAGCTGGCCAGCGAGCTGCAGAAGCGCTCGACCGGCAAGACGGTGTACATCCTCGACGAGCCGACGACCGGCCTGCACTTCGAGGACATCAACAAGCTGATCGGCGTGATCAACGGCCTGGTCGACAAGGGCAACTCGGTGATCGTGATCGAGCACAACCTCGACGTGATCAAGACCTCCGACTGGATCATCGACATGGGCCCCGAAGGCGGCAACGGCGGCGGCACGATCGTCGCCGAGGGCACGCCGGAGCACATCGCGAGCGTCGAGGAGAGCTACACGGGCGAGTTCCTGCGGCACGTCCTGACGGCCGAGTAG
- a CDS encoding fibronectin type III domain-containing protein, whose translation MSVKPLVCLALLAAGCSTAAPAPSFTATLTSPTDVVLSWPDDADGHRVDYANDPAGPWTTLRFLPPHVTSYHHPDLLPETPFYYREQPFTGSVSTGLHAVTSGDTMTFTWADRSSDEAGFLLEIRRPGAPEFDPVEVTDPDTTTCALSLLPGEAGSAFRVRALHYGPLSPVVHQTTGEQR comes from the coding sequence GTGTCCGTGAAACCCCTCGTCTGCCTGGCGCTGCTGGCCGCGGGCTGCTCGACGGCCGCCCCGGCACCCTCGTTCACCGCCACGCTGACTTCGCCGACGGACGTGGTCCTCAGCTGGCCGGACGACGCCGACGGCCACCGCGTCGACTACGCGAACGACCCCGCCGGGCCGTGGACGACGCTGCGGTTCCTGCCTCCGCACGTGACGAGCTACCACCACCCGGACCTGCTCCCGGAGACGCCGTTCTACTACCGGGAGCAGCCGTTCACCGGCTCGGTCTCGACCGGCCTGCACGCGGTGACGTCCGGCGACACGATGACCTTCACCTGGGCCGACCGGTCGAGCGACGAGGCCGGCTTCCTGCTGGAGATCCGCCGGCCGGGCGCGCCGGAGTTCGACCCGGTCGAGGTGACCGACCCGGACACGACGACGTGCGCGCTGTCGCTGCTGCCCGGCGAGGCAGGTTCGGCGTTCCGGGTCCGGGCTCTGCACTACGGCCCGCTCTCGCCGGTGGTCCACCAGACCACCGGCGAGCAGCGGTGA
- a CDS encoding COG4315 family predicted lipoprotein: MNRIRTAVVCAAAFAVVAPLSACGDMASAGAGNPEHGQPGHVMLAATEVAGVGTVVTDAAGKTLYRFDKDMATPPTSTCDGECATTWPPALAGAGMPMLQGIQDSQVGTLARKDGSKQLTLNGWALYEFSGDKAPGQMNGQGANGTWFAVGPDGSKITAKPAAGGSGY; this comes from the coding sequence ATGAACCGTATCCGGACGGCCGTCGTCTGCGCCGCCGCGTTCGCCGTCGTCGCACCGCTGTCGGCCTGCGGCGACATGGCCTCCGCCGGGGCTGGGAACCCGGAGCACGGGCAGCCCGGACACGTGATGCTGGCCGCTACCGAGGTGGCGGGCGTCGGGACGGTCGTCACCGACGCCGCCGGCAAGACGCTTTACCGGTTCGACAAGGACATGGCCACGCCGCCGACGTCCACTTGCGACGGCGAGTGCGCGACCACCTGGCCGCCCGCGCTGGCCGGGGCGGGCATGCCGATGCTCCAGGGCATTCAGGACAGCCAGGTCGGCACGCTGGCCCGCAAGGACGGCAGCAAGCAGCTCACGCTCAACGGCTGGGCGCTGTACGAGTTCTCGGGCGACAAGGCTCCCGGGCAGATGAACGGCCAGGGCGCCAACGGCACCTGGTTCGCCGTCGGGCCCGACGGCAGCAAGATCACCGCGAAGCCGGCGGCCGGCGGCTCCGGTTACTGA
- a CDS encoding sigma-70 family RNA polymerase sigma factor, whose translation MAIGGRRPKKAKGEDLIRQLYAEHGRSLLAYATRLTGDRAAAEDVVQETLVRAWKHADDLQNDGKGSVRGWLLTVARNLVTDRARARAARPQEVAEPADGAPTPAVERDHAQGVVDSMTVLGAMDGLSNEHREVLVEIYYRGRTVAEAARTLGVAPGTVKSRSYYALRALRAAMISSGTEVAR comes from the coding sequence GTGGCCATAGGAGGCAGGCGGCCTAAGAAGGCCAAGGGCGAGGACCTGATTCGGCAGCTGTACGCCGAACACGGCCGGAGCCTGCTGGCCTACGCGACGAGGCTGACCGGTGATCGGGCGGCAGCCGAGGACGTGGTCCAGGAGACGCTGGTCCGCGCGTGGAAACACGCCGACGACCTGCAGAACGACGGGAAGGGCTCGGTGCGCGGCTGGTTGCTGACCGTCGCGCGCAACCTGGTCACCGACCGGGCACGCGCCCGGGCGGCCCGGCCACAGGAGGTGGCCGAACCGGCCGATGGCGCGCCGACGCCGGCCGTCGAGCGCGATCACGCCCAGGGCGTGGTCGACTCGATGACGGTGCTCGGCGCGATGGACGGCCTGTCCAACGAGCACCGAGAGGTCCTGGTGGAGATCTACTACCGGGGACGGACGGTGGCCGAAGCGGCGAGAACACTCGGCGTCGCGCCGGGTACCGTGAAATCAAGGTCCTACTACGCACTGAGAGCACTGAGAGCAGCGATGATTTCGAGCGGAACGGAGGTGGCGCGATGA
- a CDS encoding anti-sigma factor family protein, producing MNSVDESHTQLGAYALGALDPGEAADFERRHLQTCAQCRFDLNELVALRESLDEVPPEAFLDGPPEGGDLLLQKTLRRVRDEEEAAPVRSTSRRGLALVAAAVLVVAALGGGILVGRQTGSDSGPIAIPAQPTEVPGTKSAEGRDPTTGVQLAASVAPFQGWVRVNVAVKGVKAGEQCLLQVVTKEGQAVTAGSWKVSEKWESQGFSLDGSALVAPDDVKSVDIVTVDGRKLVSAQV from the coding sequence ATGAACTCGGTCGACGAGAGTCACACGCAGCTCGGCGCGTACGCCCTCGGCGCGCTCGATCCCGGCGAGGCGGCCGACTTCGAGCGGCGGCACCTGCAGACCTGCGCGCAGTGCCGGTTCGACCTGAACGAGCTCGTGGCCCTGCGGGAGTCACTCGACGAGGTACCGCCCGAGGCGTTCCTCGACGGGCCGCCCGAAGGCGGGGACCTGCTGCTGCAGAAGACCCTGCGGCGGGTGCGCGACGAAGAAGAGGCGGCGCCGGTCCGCTCGACGTCACGGCGGGGCCTGGCCCTGGTCGCGGCGGCGGTGCTGGTGGTGGCCGCGCTAGGCGGCGGGATCCTGGTGGGCCGGCAGACCGGTTCGGACAGCGGGCCCATCGCGATCCCCGCGCAGCCGACCGAAGTCCCGGGTACCAAGAGCGCCGAAGGACGAGACCCGACGACCGGCGTGCAGCTGGCCGCGTCGGTGGCCCCGTTCCAGGGCTGGGTCCGGGTCAACGTCGCCGTGAAGGGCGTCAAGGCCGGGGAGCAGTGCCTGCTGCAGGTCGTCACGAAGGAAGGCCAGGCGGTCACCGCCGGCAGCTGGAAGGTGTCCGAGAAGTGGGAGAGCCAGGGCTTCTCGCTCGACGGCTCCGCGCTGGTGGCCCCGGACGACGTGAAGTCGGTCGACATCGTCACGGTGGACGGCCGGAAGCTGGTCTCGGCCCAGGTGTGA
- a CDS encoding SRPBCC family protein, producing the protein MTGARYRFSSRWLLPGTAPERVFGAVTDLAGYPRWWSDVRAVRRVDDDTAELVCRSRLPFRLVVRMHRDHQDERAGLMQVRLSGDLDGVLAGAVRAAGAGTLLEITQDVQARKELLRRLDTVARPLFRANHALMMRRGHRGLSAYLA; encoded by the coding sequence GTGACGGGCGCGCGCTACCGGTTCAGCAGCAGGTGGCTGCTGCCCGGTACCGCGCCCGAGCGGGTGTTCGGCGCGGTCACCGACCTCGCCGGCTACCCGCGGTGGTGGTCGGACGTCCGCGCGGTGCGCCGGGTGGACGACGACACCGCCGAGCTGGTCTGCCGGTCCCGGCTCCCGTTCCGCTTGGTGGTCCGCATGCATCGCGACCACCAGGACGAACGCGCGGGCCTGATGCAGGTCCGGTTGAGCGGCGACCTGGACGGGGTGTTGGCCGGAGCGGTCCGCGCGGCGGGCGCGGGCACGCTCCTGGAGATCACCCAGGACGTCCAGGCTCGCAAGGAGCTGCTGCGGCGGCTCGACACGGTGGCCCGGCCGCTCTTCCGCGCGAACCACGCGCTGATGATGCGGCGGGGCCACCGTGGCCTTTCGGCCTACCTGGCGTGA
- a CDS encoding MFS transporter: MAENHPTRSRGFALAVLCAASLMVVLDSSIVAVALPAIQADLGFTPAGLAWVVTAYLVAFGGLLLISGRLGDLLGRRRVFLGGLTLFTAASLVAGLSEDAGVLVVSRFAQGVGGALASAVVLGMIVTMYPEPRARARAIGVYSFTQAAGASIGLIAGGALTQALSWHWTFYVNLPIGVVALLLAVRVVEADRGTGLRAGLDVLGAVLVTAAVMLGVYGISSSAWGALTAAAVLLAGFVVRQAKARTPLLPLRLFRIRGVTGANVVMVLMVAGMLGFQFVTALYLQQVLGFDALRTGVAFLPVPLVIAVASLGFAEKLASRFGPRAVLLSGLGLVIVGLLLLTRVSGSYFTDVLPPLLVMGLGAGAAIPALMGLAMSDVAPSDAGVASGLITTTQQVGAAMGTAVLASVAASRTASLGSVDHREALASGFRLAYGVSAGFLITAVALGGLVLARRTAAAPEPEICVADPA; the protein is encoded by the coding sequence ATGGCCGAGAACCACCCCACCCGCTCCCGCGGCTTCGCGCTGGCGGTGCTGTGCGCCGCGTCGCTGATGGTCGTGCTCGACAGCAGTATCGTCGCGGTGGCGCTGCCGGCGATCCAGGCCGACCTCGGCTTCACGCCCGCCGGGCTCGCCTGGGTCGTCACGGCGTACCTGGTCGCGTTCGGCGGCCTGCTGCTGATCTCCGGCCGCCTCGGCGACCTGCTCGGCCGCCGCCGCGTCTTCCTCGGCGGGCTGACGCTGTTCACCGCCGCGTCCCTGGTCGCCGGGCTTTCGGAGGACGCCGGCGTGCTGGTCGTCTCCCGGTTCGCGCAGGGCGTCGGCGGGGCGCTCGCGTCGGCCGTCGTGCTCGGCATGATCGTCACGATGTACCCCGAGCCGCGGGCCCGGGCGCGCGCGATCGGCGTGTACAGCTTCACGCAGGCCGCGGGCGCGTCGATCGGGCTCATCGCGGGCGGCGCGCTGACGCAGGCGCTGAGCTGGCACTGGACGTTCTACGTCAACCTGCCGATCGGCGTGGTCGCGCTGCTGCTGGCGGTCCGCGTGGTCGAGGCCGACCGCGGCACCGGGCTGCGGGCCGGCCTGGACGTCCTCGGCGCGGTCCTGGTCACCGCCGCGGTGATGCTGGGCGTGTACGGGATTTCGTCCTCCGCCTGGGGTGCGCTGACCGCGGCCGCCGTCCTGCTGGCCGGATTCGTGGTGCGGCAGGCGAAGGCGCGCACGCCGCTGCTGCCGCTGCGACTGTTCCGGATCCGCGGGGTCACCGGCGCGAACGTCGTGATGGTGCTGATGGTCGCCGGGATGCTGGGCTTCCAGTTCGTCACGGCGTTGTACCTGCAGCAGGTCCTGGGCTTCGACGCGCTGCGGACCGGCGTCGCGTTCCTGCCCGTGCCGCTGGTGATCGCGGTGGCGTCGCTGGGTTTCGCGGAAAAGCTGGCGTCGCGGTTCGGGCCGCGAGCGGTGCTGCTGTCCGGCCTCGGCCTGGTGATCGTGGGCCTGCTGCTGCTCACGCGGGTGTCGGGTTCGTACTTCACCGACGTGCTGCCGCCGCTGCTGGTGATGGGCCTCGGCGCCGGTGCGGCGATCCCGGCGCTGATGGGGCTGGCGATGTCCGACGTGGCGCCGTCGGACGCCGGCGTCGCATCGGGACTGATCACCACGACCCAGCAGGTGGGTGCGGCGATGGGCACGGCGGTACTGGCTTCCGTGGCCGCGTCCCGCACGGCGAGCCTGGGCAGTGTGGACCACCGCGAGGCGCTGGCATCGGGCTTCCGGCTCGCGTACGGCGTCAGCGCGGGCTTCCTGATCACCGCGGTGGCGCTGGGCGGCCTGGTCCTCGCGCGCCGGACCGCGGCGGCCCCGGAACCCGAGATCTGCGTCGCCGATCCCGCGTGA
- a CDS encoding winged helix-turn-helix transcriptional regulator produces the protein MSQGNIGVPVQVTEIDPEKLDVCTVLEVINRISGKWAIGILLEAIRGPVRFTELERSVEGISRRMLTLTLRNLERDGLLKRTIYPTVPPRVEYEATAMAKELYQSLSGLLCWAEQHREDIAAARVAYDAV, from the coding sequence ATGTCCCAGGGGAACATCGGTGTACCTGTCCAGGTCACCGAGATCGATCCGGAGAAACTCGATGTCTGCACGGTGCTGGAGGTCATCAACCGGATCAGCGGCAAGTGGGCGATCGGCATCCTCCTGGAGGCCATCCGCGGCCCGGTGCGCTTCACCGAGCTGGAACGCTCGGTCGAGGGGATCAGCCGCCGGATGCTGACGCTGACCCTGCGCAACCTCGAGCGCGACGGCCTGCTGAAGCGCACGATCTACCCCACGGTCCCGCCGCGGGTGGAGTACGAGGCCACGGCGATGGCCAAGGAGCTGTACCAGTCGCTGAGCGGTCTGCTCTGCTGGGCCGAGCAGCACCGTGAGGACATCGCGGCGGCGCGCGTCGCCTACGACGCCGTCTGA
- a CDS encoding cation:dicarboxylate symporter family transporter, with protein MPTPPTTEETPRKRDKTHYLYLAVIVAVALGILVGFLFPGFAKGLKPLGDGFVNLIKMMITPIIFCTIVIGVGSVAKAAKVGKVGVMALVYFIVMSTFALAIGLVVGNILHPGTGLHLNPADVKSVQKSATGAEGPVDFLLGIIPKTFVSAFTEGEVLQALLVALLVGFALQKLGPKGAPILRGVEHLQRLVFRILAMIMWAAPIGAFGAIAAVVGATGWAALKSLAVIMLGFYATCLVFVFVVLGIVLWLGARVSILNLLRYLGREFLLILSTSSSESALPRLIAKMEHVGVSKSVVGITVPTGYSFNLDGTAIYLTMATLFIAAAQDEPLSLGSQIGLLAFMIIASKGAAGVSGSGIATLASGLQSHRPELVNGVGFILGIDRFMSEARALTNFAGNAVATVLIGNWTKEFDREKAQRVFAGQEPFDEATMLDDDAHSAEPEPEGEKIPA; from the coding sequence GTGCCGACCCCACCGACGACCGAGGAGACCCCGCGCAAGCGGGACAAGACCCACTACCTGTACCTGGCCGTGATCGTCGCGGTCGCGCTCGGGATCCTGGTGGGTTTCCTCTTCCCCGGCTTCGCCAAGGGCCTCAAGCCCCTCGGCGACGGCTTCGTCAACCTGATCAAGATGATGATCACGCCGATCATCTTCTGCACCATCGTCATCGGCGTCGGCTCGGTCGCGAAGGCGGCCAAGGTCGGCAAGGTCGGGGTGATGGCGTTGGTCTACTTCATCGTCATGTCGACCTTCGCCTTGGCGATCGGGCTCGTCGTCGGCAACATCCTGCACCCGGGCACCGGGCTGCACCTGAACCCCGCCGACGTGAAGAGCGTCCAGAAGTCCGCCACCGGCGCCGAAGGCCCGGTCGACTTCCTGCTCGGCATCATCCCGAAGACGTTCGTCTCCGCGTTCACCGAAGGCGAGGTCCTGCAGGCCCTGCTGGTCGCGCTGCTCGTCGGGTTCGCGCTGCAGAAGCTCGGCCCGAAGGGCGCGCCGATCCTGCGTGGCGTCGAGCACCTCCAGCGCCTGGTCTTCCGCATCCTGGCGATGATCATGTGGGCGGCCCCGATCGGCGCGTTCGGCGCGATCGCCGCGGTGGTCGGCGCGACCGGCTGGGCGGCGTTGAAGAGCCTCGCGGTCATCATGCTCGGCTTCTACGCGACCTGCCTGGTGTTCGTGTTCGTGGTCCTCGGGATCGTGCTGTGGCTCGGCGCCCGCGTGAGCATCCTGAACCTGCTGCGCTACCTCGGCCGCGAGTTCCTGCTGATCCTCTCGACGTCGTCTTCGGAGTCGGCGCTGCCGCGGCTGATCGCGAAGATGGAGCACGTCGGTGTGAGCAAGTCGGTCGTCGGCATCACGGTCCCGACCGGGTACTCGTTCAACCTGGACGGCACCGCGATCTACCTGACCATGGCGACGCTGTTCATCGCCGCGGCGCAGGACGAGCCGCTGTCGCTCGGCTCGCAGATCGGGTTGCTGGCGTTCATGATCATCGCATCGAAGGGCGCCGCCGGCGTCAGCGGCTCCGGCATCGCGACCCTGGCGAGCGGCCTGCAGTCGCACCGGCCGGAGCTGGTCAACGGCGTCGGCTTCATCCTCGGCATCGACCGGTTCATGTCGGAGGCCCGCGCGCTGACGAACTTCGCGGGCAACGCCGTCGCGACCGTCCTCATCGGAAACTGGACGAAGGAGTTCGACCGGGAGAAGGCGCAACGCGTCTTCGCCGGCCAGGAACCGTTCGACGAAGCCACGATGCTCGACGACGACGCCCACAGCGCGGAACCCGAGCCGGAGGGCGAAAAGATCCCGGCCTGA